In Gadus morhua chromosome 2, gadMor3.0, whole genome shotgun sequence, a single window of DNA contains:
- the tmem184a gene encoding transmembrane protein 184A isoform X2: protein MDGLSIDITTVIYTHLRSYTVPNEQRYIIRILFIVPVYAFDSWLSLLFISNDQYYVYFDSVRDCYEAFVIYNFLSLAFEYLGGESAIMSEIRGKPIQSSCLYGTCCLFGMSYSIGFLRFCKQATLQFCVVKPIMSVITIILQAEGRYHDGDFSVNGGYLYISIIYNFSVSLSLYALFLFFFATSDLLRPYEPVLKFLTIKSVIFLSFWQGMVLALLERCGVIPNARLIDGHEVGAGTVAAGWQNFIICIEMFFAAIALRYAFTCDVYQEKKNEIPANNAPMQSISSGLKETMNPGDMVQDAIHNFSPAYQQYAQQSTQEVVQPSQTAKQGPGSNGKAPRKSDKIMLITSDDDF from the exons atatacacacacctgcGGTCTTACACGGTGCCAAACGAACAGCGCTACATCATCCGCATACTGTTCATCGTGCCCGTGTACGCCTTCGACTCCTGGCTCAGCCTGCTCTTCATCAGCAACGACCAGTACTACGTCTACTTTGACTCCGTCCGTGACTGCTATGAAG CATTCGTCATATACAATTTTCTGAGCCTGGCGTTCGAGTACCTCGGGGGAGAGAGTGCTATCATGTCAGAGATCCGAGGAAAACCCATACA GTCAAGTTGCCTCTATGGAACCTGCTGTTTGTTTGGAATGAGCTATTCAATTGGCTTTCTACGATTCTGTAAACAG GCTACCCTTCAGTTCTGCGTGGTCAAGCCCATCATGTCGGTCATCACCATCATCCTGCAGGCGGAGGGCAGGTATCATGATGGTGATTTCAG CGTCAACGGAGGATACCTGTACATCAGCATCATCTACAACTTCTCCGTCAGCCTGTCCCTCTacgccctcttcctcttcttcttcgccACGAGTGACCTGCTCCGGCCCTACGAACCGGTGCTGAAGTTCCTCACCATCAAATCGGTCATCTTCCTTTCCTTCTGGCAAG GCATGGTGCTGGCCCTCCTGGAGCGGTGTGGCGTGATCCCCAACGCGCGGCTCATCGACGGCCACGAGGTGGGCGCCGGCACGGTGGCGGCGGGCTGGCAGAACTTCATCATCTGCATCGAGATGTTCTTCGCCGCCATCGCCCTCCGCTACGCCTTCACCTGCGACGTCTACCAGGAGAAGAAGAACGAAATACCAG CGAACAACGCCCCCATGCAGAGCATCTCCAGCGGCCTGAAGGAGACCATGAACCCGGGGGACATGGTCCAGGACGCCATCCACAACTTCTCGCCCGCCTACCAGCAGTACGCCCAGCAGTCCACGCAGGAGGTGGTCCAGCCCAGCCAGACCGCCAAGCAGGGCCCCGGGAGCAACGGCAAAGCCCCGCGCAAATCGGACAAGATCATGCTCATCACCTCAGACGATGACTTCTAA